Proteins from a genomic interval of Qipengyuania sp. JC766:
- a CDS encoding M23 family metallopeptidase: MLDRDGRFFAAFDRDSASSVILSATLADGQIVRQVLTIEPREWDIQRVNVALRGGRTSEAFWKIREPEYNAIVAARAQETGSEGWKQSFVWPVQGRISGRFGRQRIYRGEPGSYHSGLDIAPGAGVPYVAPADGVVVLAETGFSLEGGLIIIDHGQGLNSAFLHSSRILVEEGDVVKQGQHIGDVGATGRATGPHLHWSIKWRDARLDPLLFVNPQS; the protein is encoded by the coding sequence GTGCTGGATCGAGACGGGCGCTTCTTTGCCGCCTTCGACCGCGATTCCGCTTCCAGCGTCATCCTTTCCGCAACTCTCGCCGATGGGCAGATCGTCCGGCAAGTGCTCACGATCGAGCCGCGGGAGTGGGACATCCAGCGCGTGAACGTGGCGCTTCGCGGCGGCCGGACCAGCGAAGCGTTCTGGAAAATCCGCGAGCCCGAATACAATGCGATCGTGGCCGCCCGCGCGCAGGAAACGGGATCCGAAGGCTGGAAGCAATCCTTCGTCTGGCCGGTGCAGGGCCGCATCTCCGGGCGGTTCGGGCGGCAGAGGATCTATCGCGGCGAGCCGGGAAGCTATCATTCCGGGCTCGATATCGCTCCCGGGGCGGGAGTGCCCTATGTCGCGCCTGCCGACGGGGTCGTCGTCCTCGCCGAAACAGGCTTCAGCCTGGAAGGTGGACTGATCATCATCGATCACGGGCAGGGTCTCAACAGCGCCTTTCTCCATTCCTCCCGAATTCTCGTGGAGGAAGGAGACGTCGTGAAGCAGGGCCAGCATATCGGGGATGTCGGTGCGACCGGACGCGCGACCGGGCCGCATCTGCACTGGAGTATCAAATGGCGCGATGCGCGTCTCGACCCGCTGCTTTTCGTCAATCCGCAGAGCTGA
- a CDS encoding DUF2093 domain-containing protein — protein MLMSSSSQPAKLQYGPNGFRVLRAGQHVFCAVTGEAIPLEELRYWDVERQEPYASAEIATKRLTDGV, from the coding sequence ATGCTCATGTCTTCCAGCAGTCAGCCCGCCAAGCTCCAGTATGGCCCGAACGGCTTTCGCGTCCTTCGCGCGGGCCAGCACGTCTTCTGTGCCGTCACCGGAGAGGCGATCCCTCTCGAGGAACTGCGATACTGGGACGTCGAGCGGCAGGAGCCCTACGCCAGCGCCGAGATTGCCACGAAGCGACTGACGGACGGGGTGTGA
- the xseA gene encoding exodeoxyribonuclease VII large subunit, with protein MARTPTNDDFDMDRPGLVARGTPGDNAAAVSVSEISSLLKRTVEDRFGFVRLRGELSGVKRAASGHLYCCLKDEKAVIDGVMWRGSTDRLAFAPDDGLEVIASGKITTYPGRSKYQIVIESLELAGEGALLALLEKTKARLEAEGLFAAERKRAPPFLPHTIGVVTSPTGAVIRDILHRLADRFPSRVVVWPVLVQGKGAADQVAGAIRGFGALEVNGPVPKPDLLIVARGGGSIEDLWGFNEETVVRAVAESPIPVISAVGHETDTTLADYAADRRAPTPTAAAEMAVPVRSELVTALESFGLRKKRAIARPVEIGRERLQARADRLPGPDAVLQPFSQQLDELADRARAALREKAGGGRERLARQSGRLGPAMLQRSIRQSRERLGAARLRPSLLNDRLSRARERHAGLARLLVSVNPKAPLERGFVLVSDPDGAPVRSRKTAASHGSLTLSFADGSLPVAPLRAAPRKRRPSPPPSGQDDLFGG; from the coding sequence ATGGCTCGCACTCCGACAAATGACGACTTCGATATGGACCGGCCGGGATTGGTAGCGCGCGGCACACCGGGGGACAACGCCGCGGCGGTCAGTGTCAGCGAGATTTCCTCCCTCCTGAAGCGCACGGTCGAGGACCGGTTCGGTTTCGTGCGCTTGCGGGGGGAGCTTTCGGGCGTGAAGCGTGCGGCCAGCGGCCACCTCTACTGCTGCCTGAAGGACGAGAAGGCGGTCATCGACGGCGTGATGTGGCGCGGCAGCACCGACCGCCTGGCCTTTGCACCCGACGACGGACTCGAAGTGATCGCGAGCGGCAAGATCACGACATATCCCGGACGTTCGAAATACCAGATCGTGATCGAAAGCCTGGAACTGGCCGGGGAAGGCGCGCTGCTGGCGCTTCTGGAGAAGACGAAGGCCCGGCTGGAAGCGGAAGGCCTGTTCGCGGCAGAGCGCAAACGGGCGCCACCATTCCTTCCGCATACGATCGGCGTCGTGACGTCGCCGACAGGCGCGGTCATTCGCGACATCCTGCATCGGCTGGCCGATCGGTTTCCAAGCCGCGTGGTCGTCTGGCCGGTGCTGGTGCAGGGGAAGGGGGCGGCAGACCAGGTGGCGGGCGCCATTCGGGGCTTCGGCGCCCTTGAGGTCAACGGCCCGGTACCGAAGCCCGACCTGCTGATCGTCGCGCGCGGTGGGGGATCGATAGAAGACCTGTGGGGCTTCAACGAGGAAACCGTCGTCCGGGCCGTCGCGGAAAGTCCCATTCCCGTGATCAGCGCGGTCGGCCACGAAACGGATACGACGCTAGCGGATTACGCCGCCGATCGGCGGGCGCCGACGCCCACGGCTGCAGCCGAGATGGCCGTCCCGGTGCGCAGCGAACTGGTGACCGCGCTGGAGAGCTTCGGATTGCGGAAAAAGCGCGCGATCGCACGCCCCGTCGAGATCGGACGGGAGCGACTGCAAGCCCGAGCGGACCGCCTGCCCGGTCCCGACGCGGTGTTACAGCCATTCTCGCAACAGCTCGACGAGCTCGCAGACCGCGCCCGTGCCGCGCTTCGGGAAAAGGCCGGCGGGGGTCGGGAACGGCTCGCGCGGCAGAGCGGAAGGCTCGGCCCCGCAATGTTGCAGCGGAGCATCCGCCAGTCCCGCGAACGACTGGGCGCGGCGCGACTGCGCCCGTCGCTGCTAAATGACCGGCTCTCCCGCGCCCGGGAAAGGCATGCTGGCCTCGCGCGACTGCTGGTGTCCGTGAACCCGAAGGCGCCGCTGGAACGCGGCTTCGTGCTGGTTTCCGATCCCGACGGAGCTCCTGTTCGCAGCCGGAAGACCGCCGCATCGCATGGCAGCCTGACCCTTTCCTTCGCTGACGGCAGTTTGCCGGTCGCGCCGTTGCGCGCCGCACCCAGAAAGCGACGGCCTTCACCGCCTCCTTCGGGACAGGACGACCTCTTCGGCGGTTAA